In Emys orbicularis isolate rEmyOrb1 chromosome 16, rEmyOrb1.hap1, whole genome shotgun sequence, a genomic segment contains:
- the GP1BB gene encoding platelet glycoprotein Ib beta chain — MSCWILFLSLLGFLPLAAPTCPSPCQCSTNIVYCTSRQLTESSLPASFSPSTQTIYLNDNQLTSIPSGLLDNLRSLQVAYLWGNPWECDCNILYLRSWLQWQQNRTLYRNVVCASPEHLRGRIIAYLSEDELISTCQYWYCSIALISQICLFLFILLQAVLLLFIILFLHRFQRIANVARQTTKEIHQHVDTWAPLSENASDID; from the coding sequence ATGAGCTGCTGGatcctcttcctttccctgctGGGCTTTCTGCCCCTTGCGGCGCCCACCTGCCCCTCGCCCTGCCAGTGCAGCACCAACATCGTCTACTGCACGTCGAGGCAGCTGACTGAAAGCAGCCTCCCTGCGTCCTTCAGCCCCTCAACTCAGACGATCTACCTCAACGACAACCAGCTCACCAGCATCCCCAGCGGGCTCCTGGACAACCTGCGGAGCCTCCAAGTGGCCTATCTGTGGGGGAACCCCTGGGAATGCGACTGCAACATCCTCTACCTGCGCTCGTGGCTCCAGTGGCAGCAGAATCGGACCCTGTATAGGAATGTGGTGTGTGCCTCCCCGGAACACCTGCGGGGCAGGATCATCGCGTACCTGTCGGAGGATGAGCTCATCTCCACCTGCCAGTACTGGTACTGCAGCATCGCGCTCATCTCCCAGATCTGCCTCttcctcttcatcctcctccaGGCTGTCCTGCTCCTCTTCATTATCTTGTTCCTGCATAGATTCCAGAGGATCGCCAATGTAGCCAGGCAGACCACCAAGGAGATACACCAGCACGTAGATACCTGGGCTCCCCTTTCAGAGAATGCCAGTGACATTGATTAA